A region of Vigna radiata var. radiata cultivar VC1973A chromosome 6, Vradiata_ver6, whole genome shotgun sequence DNA encodes the following proteins:
- the LOC106764387 gene encoding taxadiene 5-alpha hydroxylase isoform X2, whose product MNFSVSFIFLRHEQCCKDKGKLPPGEMGFPLIGETMEFFNAQRRNKLFEEFFHPRILKHGKIFRTRIMGSPTVVVNGAEANKFLLSNEFKLVKSSWPSSSVELMGRDSIMEKDGERHRFLRGVIATSLGYAGLELLVPRLCNSVQFHLATNWKGQENISIHRSTKVLTFSIVFECLLGIKVEPGMLDTFERVLEGVFSPAVMFPGTKFWRAKKARVEIEKMLIKVVREKKKEMEGSSEREQDGMLLSNLVCGMIQGEISEKEVIDNVVLLVFAAHDTTSFAVAMTFKMLSQHPDCYGKILQEHVAIRRTKKRGENLTMEDIKKMKYTWQVARESMRLFPPIFGSFRKAITDIEYEGFVIPRGWKMLWTTYGTHYNEEYFKDAMNFNPSRFEEGVPQYAYVPFGGGPRVCAGYQLAKLNILVFVHYVVTQYEWFLLHPDEPVTMDPLPFPSLGMPIRISPKHA is encoded by the exons ATGAATTTCTCAG tttctttcattttcttgagGCACGAGCAATGCTGCAAAGACAAAGGAAAGCTGCCACCAGGGGAAATGGGGTTTCCACTGATAGGGGAGACCATGGAATTCTTCAATGCTCAGAGGAGAAACAAGTTATTTGAAGAGTTTTTTCATCCCCGAATTCTGAAACATGGGAAGATCTTCAGAACAAGGATCATGGGGTCTCCAACTGTGGTTGTGAATGGAGCTGAGGCCAATAAATTCTTACTGTCCAATGAGTTCAAGTTGGTGAAAAGCTCTTGGCCTTCTTCATCAGTTGAGCTCATGGGAAGGGACTCTATCATGGAGAAAGATGGTGAAAGGCACCGGTTCCTCCGTGGTGTCATTGCCACAAGCCTTGGTTATGCTGGACTTGAGCTACTGGTTCCAAGATTATGCAACTCTGTTCAGTTTCATTTAGCTACAAACTGGAAGGGCCAAGAGAATATCAGTATTCACCGTTCAACAAAAGTCCTCACTTTTAGCATAGTGTTTGAGTGTTTGTTGGGAATCAAAGTGGAGCCAGGTATGTTAGATACCTTTGAAAGAGTGTTGGAAGGAGTGTTTTCCCCAGCAGTTATGTTTCCAGGTACTAAATTTTGGAGGGCAAAGAAGGCCAGGGTGGAGATAGAAAAGATGTTAATAAAAGtggtgagagagaagaaaaaggaaatggaAGGAAGCTCAGAAAGAGAACAAGATGGAATGCTGCTGTCCAATTTGGTATGTGGGATGATCCAAGGGGAGATAAGTGAAAAAGAAGTCATAGACAATGTCGTGTTACTAGTTTTTGCAGCTCATGATACCACTTCTTTTGCTGTTGCTATGACATTCAAGATGTTGTCTCAGCATCCTGACTGCTACGGAAAAATTCTTCAAG AACATGTTGCCATAAGGAGAACCAAAAAGCGGGGTGAGAATCTGACAATGGAGGATATAAAAAAGATGAAGTATACATGGCAAGTTGCGAGAGAAAGCATGAGATTGTTCCCTCCTATCTTTGGTTCTTTCAGAAAGGCTATCACTGATATTGAATATGAAGGATTCGTGATTCCTAGAGGATGGAAG ATGCTATGGACAACATACGGGACACATTACAATGAAGAATATTTCAAGGATGCTATGAATTTCAACCCAAGTAGGTTTGAGGAGGGAGTACCCCAATATGCATATGTTCCCTTTGGAGGAGGACCAAGAGTTTGTGCAGGTTACCAATTAGCCAAGTTAAACATCCTCGTATTTGTGCACTATGTTGTGACACAATATGAGTGGTTCTTACTTCATCCAGATGAACCTGTGACAATGGATCCCTTGCCTTTCCCTTCCCTCGGAATGCCCATCAGAATTTCTCCCAAACATGCATAA
- the LOC106764387 gene encoding taxadiene 5-alpha hydroxylase isoform X1 — protein sequence MFGDIIYFVLWGLFPLLLLLVSFIFLRHEQCCKDKGKLPPGEMGFPLIGETMEFFNAQRRNKLFEEFFHPRILKHGKIFRTRIMGSPTVVVNGAEANKFLLSNEFKLVKSSWPSSSVELMGRDSIMEKDGERHRFLRGVIATSLGYAGLELLVPRLCNSVQFHLATNWKGQENISIHRSTKVLTFSIVFECLLGIKVEPGMLDTFERVLEGVFSPAVMFPGTKFWRAKKARVEIEKMLIKVVREKKKEMEGSSEREQDGMLLSNLVCGMIQGEISEKEVIDNVVLLVFAAHDTTSFAVAMTFKMLSQHPDCYGKILQEHVAIRRTKKRGENLTMEDIKKMKYTWQVARESMRLFPPIFGSFRKAITDIEYEGFVIPRGWKMLWTTYGTHYNEEYFKDAMNFNPSRFEEGVPQYAYVPFGGGPRVCAGYQLAKLNILVFVHYVVTQYEWFLLHPDEPVTMDPLPFPSLGMPIRISPKHA from the exons ATGTTCGGGGACAttatctattttgttttgtgGGGTTTGTTTCCCCTACTACTTTTGCtagtttctttcattttcttgagGCACGAGCAATGCTGCAAAGACAAAGGAAAGCTGCCACCAGGGGAAATGGGGTTTCCACTGATAGGGGAGACCATGGAATTCTTCAATGCTCAGAGGAGAAACAAGTTATTTGAAGAGTTTTTTCATCCCCGAATTCTGAAACATGGGAAGATCTTCAGAACAAGGATCATGGGGTCTCCAACTGTGGTTGTGAATGGAGCTGAGGCCAATAAATTCTTACTGTCCAATGAGTTCAAGTTGGTGAAAAGCTCTTGGCCTTCTTCATCAGTTGAGCTCATGGGAAGGGACTCTATCATGGAGAAAGATGGTGAAAGGCACCGGTTCCTCCGTGGTGTCATTGCCACAAGCCTTGGTTATGCTGGACTTGAGCTACTGGTTCCAAGATTATGCAACTCTGTTCAGTTTCATTTAGCTACAAACTGGAAGGGCCAAGAGAATATCAGTATTCACCGTTCAACAAAAGTCCTCACTTTTAGCATAGTGTTTGAGTGTTTGTTGGGAATCAAAGTGGAGCCAGGTATGTTAGATACCTTTGAAAGAGTGTTGGAAGGAGTGTTTTCCCCAGCAGTTATGTTTCCAGGTACTAAATTTTGGAGGGCAAAGAAGGCCAGGGTGGAGATAGAAAAGATGTTAATAAAAGtggtgagagagaagaaaaaggaaatggaAGGAAGCTCAGAAAGAGAACAAGATGGAATGCTGCTGTCCAATTTGGTATGTGGGATGATCCAAGGGGAGATAAGTGAAAAAGAAGTCATAGACAATGTCGTGTTACTAGTTTTTGCAGCTCATGATACCACTTCTTTTGCTGTTGCTATGACATTCAAGATGTTGTCTCAGCATCCTGACTGCTACGGAAAAATTCTTCAAG AACATGTTGCCATAAGGAGAACCAAAAAGCGGGGTGAGAATCTGACAATGGAGGATATAAAAAAGATGAAGTATACATGGCAAGTTGCGAGAGAAAGCATGAGATTGTTCCCTCCTATCTTTGGTTCTTTCAGAAAGGCTATCACTGATATTGAATATGAAGGATTCGTGATTCCTAGAGGATGGAAG ATGCTATGGACAACATACGGGACACATTACAATGAAGAATATTTCAAGGATGCTATGAATTTCAACCCAAGTAGGTTTGAGGAGGGAGTACCCCAATATGCATATGTTCCCTTTGGAGGAGGACCAAGAGTTTGTGCAGGTTACCAATTAGCCAAGTTAAACATCCTCGTATTTGTGCACTATGTTGTGACACAATATGAGTGGTTCTTACTTCATCCAGATGAACCTGTGACAATGGATCCCTTGCCTTTCCCTTCCCTCGGAATGCCCATCAGAATTTCTCCCAAACATGCATAA
- the LOC106763124 gene encoding peroxisomal and mitochondrial division factor 2, protein MADDSIANGGVDDQYGEEWAMKIEVLQRERDELVNENATRNEEIKKLTAELDILRRDGAANSEKIEEMQREVAQSRDAAKAAEVIAARAADLETDVARLQHDLISEMAAAEEARADASELRKDLGEKESLVESLEKELTSLKKVKAEGEVRIKDLERKIGVLETKEIEERNKRIRFEEEMRDKVDEKEKEINGFKQKLVELEKVTAEKKSELEESVKQKLRLEEALKESDEKVSALESSILQLREEAKEAERVILSLNEKAVKTVENIDRGLNGIHDEGKGLKLQWPVVAAGSTGAFVAAAAVIYVCYGKRK, encoded by the coding sequence ATGGCGGATGACAGTATTGCCAACGGCGGCGTAGATGATCAGTACGGTGAGGAATGGGCGATGAAGATCGAAGTGTTGCAACGCGAACGCGATGAATTGGTGAACGAGAACGCCACGAGGAACGAGGAGATCAAGAAGCTGACGGCGGAGCTCGACATTTTGCGAAGAGACGGCGCGGCGAATAGCGAGAAGATCGAGGAGATGCAGCGAGAGGTGGCGCAGTCGCGCGACGCGGCGAAGGCGGCCGAGGTTATCGCGGCGAGGGCAGCGGACCTGGAGACGGATGTGGCGAGACTACAGCACGATTTGATATCGGAGATGGCTGCGGCGGAGGAGGCGAGGGCGGATGCTTCTGAGTTGAGGAAGGACTTAGGGGAGAAGGAGTCGTTGGTTGAATCTCTGGAGAAGGAACTGACATCTTTGAAGAAGGTGAAGGCAGAGGGTGAGGTTAGGATTAAGGATTTGGAGAGGAAGATTGGAGTTCTGGAAACCAAAGAAATTGAGGAAAGGAACAAGAGGATTAGGTTCGAGGAGGAGATGAGAGATAAGGTcgatgaaaaggaaaaagagatcAATGGTTTCAAACAGAAGTTGGTGGAATTGGAGAAGGTTACTGCTGAGAAAAAATCTGAGTTGGAAGAGTCGGTTAAGCAGAAACTAAGGTTGGAGGAGGCACTTAAAGAATCTGATGAGAAAGTATCGGCTTTGGAATCAAGTATTCTTCAATTGCGTGAGGAAGCAAAGGAAGCTGAGAGGGTGATTTTATCGCTAAATGAGAAGGCGGTTAAGACTGTTGAGAATATTGATAGAGGTTTAAATGGCATACATGATGAAGGGAAAGGATTGAAGTTGCAGTGGCCGGTGGTGGCAGCAGGGTCTACAGGAGCTTTTGTTGCGGCGGCTGCCGTAATCTATGTGTGCTATGGGAAACGGAAGTGA
- the LOC106764319 gene encoding neurofilament medium polypeptide isoform X2 → MQDKGEAVLANNTEKMEGFVNGTIQEDNHKAQSQSLSEDKEVAVEVDDSHDGDIFIAHEEEAPQNEEKKMLVESGKVEDVSESVSEKFEPDTVKDAHVENTVESDTVMLEFNEDFESGPDGVKETDLYPSVSRNEGLRESEVAEEEKNVVFHAVSKKLIEEANDVCGGDSSLVETWETSVPKSCESDKVTPTIIEKSLDLKQSLEEKVEESSGGLEESSYESAKESFQPSPSVVPDAESNENLTTVPLVQREISSWKSCCGLIEIMRGGHR, encoded by the exons ATGCAAGATAAAG GGGAAGCTGTTTTGGCAAACAACACCGAGAAAATGGAAGGATTTGTGAATGGAACAATACAAGAAGACAACCATAAAGCACAATCACAATCTTTGAGTGAAGATAAGGAGGTGGCTGTTGAAGTTGATGATTCCCATGATGGTGATATTTTCATCGCTCATGAAGAGGAGGCGCCACAAAATGAGGAGAAGAAGATGCTGGTTGAGTCAGGCAAAGTTGAGGATGTTTCTGAATCAGTGTCTGAGAAATTTGAGCCTGATACTGTGAAAGATGCTCATGTGGAGAACACAGTGGAATCAGACACTGTTATGTTAGAATTTAATGAAGATTTTGAATCTGGTCCAGATGGGGTTAAGGAAACAGATTTGTATCCTTCAGTTTCGAGGAATGAAGGATTGAGAGAGAGTGAAGTTGCAGAAGAGGAGAAGAATGTTGTGTTTCATGCTGTATCAAAAAAGTTAATTGAGGAAGCAAATGATGTTTGTGGTGGTGATTCTTCTTTAGTGGAAACTTGGGAGACAAGTGTTCCAAAATCATGTGAGAGTGACAAGGTTACTCCAACCATAATTGAAAAATCATTGGATTTGAAGCAAAGTTTGGAAGAGAAAGTAGAGGAATCATCAGGTGGTCTAGAAGAGTCATCCTATGAAAGTGCCAAGGAGTCATTTCAACCATCACCTAGTGTTGTTCCTGATGCTGAAAGCAATGAAAATCTG ACCACTGTCCCTTTGGTTCAAAGGGAAATCTCCTCTTGGAAAAGTTGCTGTGGACTCATTGAGATTATGAGGGGTGGCCATAGATAA
- the LOC106764277 gene encoding transcription factor PAR1 — protein MSSSMEQEDNTPKHTIIPTLLRKPSDDQANSAVSSHKSLHVFRHSRRRCRKELTAKEPAKEGNEDEEKEKEEDEDDGDVDDREEIERKIHALQRIVPGGESLGVDKLFDETAGYILALQYQVKALRALTGFFEKLEKEKTKFGG, from the coding sequence ATGTCATCATCCATGGAACAAGAAGATAACACCCCAAAGCACACTATCATACCCACATTACTCAGAAAACCTTCAGACGACCAGGCCAACTCCGCCGTCTCCTCTCACAAATCTTTGCATGTTTTCCGCCACAGCAGGAGGCGGTGTAGGAAGGAACTCACTGCGAAAGAGCCTGCCAAGGAAGGTAatgaagatgaggagaaagaaaaagaagaagatgaagatgatggtgaCGTTGATGACAGAGAAGAGATAGAGAGGAAGATTCATGCATTGCAGAGGATTGTGCCAGGTGGGGAGTCATTAGGGGTGGACAAACTCTTTGATGAAACTGCTGGCTATATTCTGGCCTTGCAGTACCAAGTCAAAGCCTTGAGGGCTCTCACTGGTTTCTTTGAGAAGTTGGAGAAGGAGAAGACAAAGTTTGGAGGTTGA
- the LOC106764319 gene encoding neurofilament medium polypeptide isoform X1 has protein sequence MPSFSRRKTKQPKKHKTWTILNHHSSPSHQIQGEAVLANNTEKMEGFVNGTIQEDNHKAQSQSLSEDKEVAVEVDDSHDGDIFIAHEEEAPQNEEKKMLVESGKVEDVSESVSEKFEPDTVKDAHVENTVESDTVMLEFNEDFESGPDGVKETDLYPSVSRNEGLRESEVAEEEKNVVFHAVSKKLIEEANDVCGGDSSLVETWETSVPKSCESDKVTPTIIEKSLDLKQSLEEKVEESSGGLEESSYESAKESFQPSPSVVPDAESNENLTTVPLVQREISSWKSCCGLIEIMRGGHR, from the exons ATGCCTTCTTTTTCAAGAAGAAAGACAAAACAACCAAAGAAACACAAAACTTGGACCATTCTCAACCACCATTCTTCTCCTTCTCATCAAATCCAAG GGGAAGCTGTTTTGGCAAACAACACCGAGAAAATGGAAGGATTTGTGAATGGAACAATACAAGAAGACAACCATAAAGCACAATCACAATCTTTGAGTGAAGATAAGGAGGTGGCTGTTGAAGTTGATGATTCCCATGATGGTGATATTTTCATCGCTCATGAAGAGGAGGCGCCACAAAATGAGGAGAAGAAGATGCTGGTTGAGTCAGGCAAAGTTGAGGATGTTTCTGAATCAGTGTCTGAGAAATTTGAGCCTGATACTGTGAAAGATGCTCATGTGGAGAACACAGTGGAATCAGACACTGTTATGTTAGAATTTAATGAAGATTTTGAATCTGGTCCAGATGGGGTTAAGGAAACAGATTTGTATCCTTCAGTTTCGAGGAATGAAGGATTGAGAGAGAGTGAAGTTGCAGAAGAGGAGAAGAATGTTGTGTTTCATGCTGTATCAAAAAAGTTAATTGAGGAAGCAAATGATGTTTGTGGTGGTGATTCTTCTTTAGTGGAAACTTGGGAGACAAGTGTTCCAAAATCATGTGAGAGTGACAAGGTTACTCCAACCATAATTGAAAAATCATTGGATTTGAAGCAAAGTTTGGAAGAGAAAGTAGAGGAATCATCAGGTGGTCTAGAAGAGTCATCCTATGAAAGTGCCAAGGAGTCATTTCAACCATCACCTAGTGTTGTTCCTGATGCTGAAAGCAATGAAAATCTG ACCACTGTCCCTTTGGTTCAAAGGGAAATCTCCTCTTGGAAAAGTTGCTGTGGACTCATTGAGATTATGAGGGGTGGCCATAGATAA